One Chordicoccus furentiruminis DNA window includes the following coding sequences:
- a CDS encoding CpsB/CapC family capsule biosynthesis tyrosine phosphatase: MRRRGTVGKMERFFDIHTHILPGMDDGCSTPEESLQVLAEEFAQGAAGLVATPHYYPKEPVRVFLERRVEAAHRLFEAVTAEGNAERYRGRIHLGAEVYYSRALAADPDLGLLCAGRSGYLLLEMPFQQWSGHMLDDVEEMLRVRGLRIVIAHLERYLKLTDAESIRRLLDLDVIVQVNAGSFLDPPSRRRMLRWLREGTVQAIGSDTHNPNRRPPNIGPAAGFIREAGLGEELDAVFAMNESIFTGKR; the protein is encoded by the coding sequence ATGCGGCGGAGAGGAACGGTCGGGAAGATGGAGCGCTTTTTCGATATTCATACGCATATTCTCCCGGGAATGGACGACGGCTGCAGTACGCCGGAGGAGTCCCTGCAGGTTCTCGCGGAAGAGTTCGCTCAGGGTGCGGCCGGGCTGGTGGCGACGCCGCACTACTATCCGAAGGAGCCGGTCCGCGTCTTCCTTGAGAGAAGGGTGGAGGCCGCTCACCGTCTGTTCGAAGCGGTCACCGCGGAAGGAAACGCGGAACGGTACCGGGGACGGATTCATCTCGGCGCGGAGGTCTACTACAGCCGCGCTCTCGCCGCGGATCCGGATCTCGGGCTTCTCTGCGCCGGCCGTTCGGGGTACCTGCTTCTCGAAATGCCGTTCCAGCAGTGGTCGGGTCATATGCTGGATGATGTGGAGGAAATGCTCAGGGTCCGCGGACTCCGGATCGTCATCGCGCATCTCGAGCGGTATCTGAAGCTGACCGATGCGGAAAGCATCCGCCGTCTTCTGGACCTGGACGTCATCGTTCAGGTGAATGCGGGCAGCTTTCTCGATCCGCCGTCCCGCCGCCGGATGCTTCGCTGGCTGAGAGAAGGGACCGTTCAGGCAATCGGCAGCGACACGCACAATCCGAACCGCCGGCCTCCGAACATCGGGCCGGCGGCCGGCTTCATCCGGGAGGCGGGACTTGGAGAGGAGCTGGATGCGGTTTTTGCGATGAACGAAAGCATCTTTACGGGAAAGCGGTGA
- a CDS encoding CpsD/CapB family tyrosine-protein kinase has product MMLFSGKKNRSRTDRRARDLDREAILTDASPWPVREAYRALRTNIIFSLPGKEGKVIAVTSSGRGEGKSTNCLNTAISFGQLDKKVIVLDCDMRLPTIAARLSMRSAPGLSDYLAGQAELSKIVRRSRNAPVDVIPAGNIPPDPTLLLQSKQLGTLIMGLRKVYDYIFIDLPPVTTVTDAALFAAYADGYLLIVKHQCTEFDGVDDMLEQLRFANAHIIGFIYADAEVESKKYYRHYYYKKES; this is encoded by the coding sequence ATGATGCTTTTTTCGGGAAAGAAGAACAGAAGCCGGACGGACCGCCGCGCGCGCGATCTGGACAGGGAGGCCATTCTGACAGACGCTTCTCCCTGGCCGGTCAGAGAGGCGTACAGGGCGCTGCGTACGAACATCATCTTCTCCCTTCCGGGCAAGGAAGGCAAGGTGATCGCGGTGACATCCTCTGGCCGCGGGGAAGGAAAATCGACCAACTGCCTCAACACGGCGATATCCTTCGGTCAGCTGGACAAGAAGGTGATCGTGCTCGACTGCGACATGCGGCTTCCGACGATCGCCGCCAGGCTTTCGATGCGCAGCGCGCCCGGCCTTTCCGACTATCTTGCCGGTCAGGCGGAGCTCAGCAAGATCGTCCGCCGTTCGCGGAACGCGCCGGTCGATGTGATTCCGGCCGGCAATATTCCGCCGGACCCGACGCTTCTTCTGCAGTCGAAGCAGCTGGGCACACTGATTATGGGTCTTCGAAAGGTCTACGATTATATTTTCATTGACCTTCCGCCGGTCACAACGGTCACGGATGCGGCATTGTTCGCTGCCTATGCGGACGGCTATCTGCTCATTGTGAAGCACCAATGCACTGAGTTTGACGGGGTGGACGACATGCTGGAGCAGCTCCGGTTTGCCAATGCACATATCATTGGCTTCATCTACGCCGATGCGGAAGTGGAGAGCAAGAAGTATTACCGGCACTATTACTACAAGAAGGAATCCTGA
- a CDS encoding YveK family protein gives MNQQLQSGASGARSQETTIDLAKLFGMLWKNRMRVLAATLLGALIAFACTVLFIRPTYRASFVAFVNNRTTASSTDALSSGDTSAAQSLTYTYASILTSRTVLEDALGRAKLGSDWTYDRIRESVTTSIESQTQLIDVFVTLDTPDHAYELARAVAEVAPDYIANIVDGSSMKIAVAPEKPQKKYSPSTKRNTVVGALLGFLISVAGLVVLDLTDRRIKSEESLIERYPYPIVGTIPDIFGSMDVKGGYVYEETVSGTRKAKEGNR, from the coding sequence ATGAACCAGCAACTACAATCGGGAGCATCGGGAGCGCGGAGCCAGGAGACGACCATCGATCTGGCGAAGCTGTTCGGCATGCTGTGGAAGAACCGGATGCGTGTTCTTGCGGCCACGCTGCTTGGCGCGCTGATCGCGTTCGCCTGCACGGTGCTGTTTATCCGGCCGACATACAGGGCGAGCTTCGTGGCGTTTGTCAATAACCGGACGACGGCTTCCAGCACAGATGCGCTGTCGTCGGGAGATACGTCGGCGGCGCAGTCGCTGACCTATACCTACGCATCGATCCTGACAAGCCGCACGGTACTTGAGGACGCGCTCGGACGGGCGAAGCTCGGCTCGGACTGGACATATGACCGGATCCGGGAGAGCGTGACGACGTCGATCGAGAGCCAGACACAGCTGATTGATGTGTTCGTGACCCTGGATACACCGGATCACGCCTATGAGCTTGCCCGCGCCGTCGCGGAGGTGGCGCCGGACTACATCGCAAACATCGTGGACGGCTCCTCTATGAAAATCGCAGTCGCGCCCGAGAAGCCGCAGAAAAAATACTCTCCGAGCACAAAGCGGAATACAGTGGTCGGCGCACTGCTCGGGTTCCTGATCTCCGTTGCCGGTCTGGTGGTTCTTGACCTCACGGACCGCCGCATTAAATCGGAGGAATCGCTGATCGAACGCTATCCGTATCCGATCGTCGGGACGATACCGGATATTTTCGGATCCATGGACGTAAAGGGCGGATATGTTTACGAAGAAACGGTATCCGGAACTAGGAAGGCGAAGGAGGGGAACCGATGA
- a CDS encoding ABC transporter ATP-binding protein: MNNELIHLNHISKSFGDKVVLDDLDLVIHENEFVTLLGPSGCGKTTTLRILAGFESPDKGSVIFEGRDITNLPPNKRQLNTVFQNYALFTHMNVAENIAFGLNIKKKPRSYIEDKIHYALKLVGLEGFEKRSVSNLSGGQQQRIAIARAIVNEPRVLLLDEPLGALDLKLRQDMQYELIRMKNELKITFIYVTHDQQEALTMSDTIVVMNQGYIQQMGSPESIYNEPENAFVADFIGDSNLFPASFVHDELIRIDGTLFPCVDKGFGMNRPVDIVIRPEDVELVAPGEGTVDGVVTDLIFKGVHYEMCLDVGGREWVAHSTRPHIVGERVGIHVDPFNIQVMNKPESEDEEAAGIDD, from the coding sequence TTGAATAACGAGCTGATCCATCTTAACCACATTTCCAAGTCCTTCGGCGACAAGGTCGTTCTCGACGATCTTGATCTCGTCATTCACGAAAACGAGTTCGTCACACTGCTCGGCCCCTCCGGCTGCGGAAAAACCACTACGCTCCGGATTCTCGCAGGATTCGAGTCTCCGGACAAAGGCAGCGTCATCTTCGAGGGCAGAGACATCACCAACCTTCCCCCCAACAAACGTCAGCTGAATACAGTCTTCCAGAACTATGCGCTGTTCACGCATATGAACGTCGCGGAGAATATTGCGTTCGGATTAAATATAAAGAAGAAACCCCGATCCTACATCGAGGACAAGATTCATTACGCCCTGAAACTGGTCGGTCTTGAGGGCTTTGAAAAACGTTCTGTCAGCAACCTTTCCGGCGGTCAGCAGCAGCGAATCGCCATCGCCCGCGCAATCGTGAACGAGCCGCGCGTGCTGCTGCTGGACGAGCCGCTCGGCGCCCTTGACCTGAAGCTCCGGCAGGACATGCAGTATGAGCTGATCCGGATGAAGAACGAGCTGAAGATCACATTCATCTACGTCACGCATGACCAGCAGGAGGCTCTGACAATGTCCGACACCATCGTGGTGATGAATCAGGGCTATATCCAGCAGATGGGATCTCCGGAATCAATCTACAATGAGCCTGAAAATGCATTTGTCGCCGATTTCATCGGCGATTCCAACCTCTTCCCGGCCAGCTTTGTCCATGACGAGCTGATCCGGATCGACGGCACGCTCTTCCCCTGTGTGGACAAGGGCTTCGGCATGAACCGTCCCGTAGACATCGTGATCCGTCCGGAGGATGTGGAACTCGTCGCTCCGGGCGAAGGAACCGTTGACGGCGTCGTGACGGATCTCATCTTCAAGGGCGTGCACTACGAGATGTGCCTCGACGTCGGAGGACGTGAGTGGGTCGCCCATTCCACCCGCCCTCATATCGTCGGCGAACGTGTCGGCATCCATGTGGATCCCTTCAATATTCAGGTGATGAACAAACCCGAATCCGAGGATGAGGAGGCCGCCGGCATCGATGACTAA
- a CDS encoding ABC transporter permease, producing MTKTKKIAGMLGIPYIAWAAVFIIVPLLMVFWYGLTDASGHFTLANVAAIAEPAHSKSLLMALLLSLIATGVCLLLAYPLSMFLVETQKTTHSFLAMLLIVPMWMNFLLRTYAWQSILEKTGIINTALTALGLRPLRMINTPGAIVLGMVYNFLPFMILPIYNSLEKIDGNVINAARDLGASQRQTLNRIIIPLSMPGVISGITMVFIPALTTFVVSSLLGGGKILLIGNVIEEEFMVAYDWNLGAGLSLVLLVFIIISVVISAVTEKDEEVSR from the coding sequence ATGACTAAGACGAAGAAAATCGCCGGGATGCTCGGCATCCCCTACATTGCCTGGGCGGCGGTCTTCATCATCGTGCCGCTGCTTATGGTATTCTGGTACGGGCTCACGGACGCCAGCGGTCATTTCACGCTGGCCAATGTCGCGGCCATCGCCGAACCAGCCCACAGCAAATCGCTGCTGATGGCGCTGCTCCTTTCGCTGATCGCGACCGGCGTCTGTCTCCTGCTCGCCTACCCGCTGAGCATGTTTCTGGTTGAGACCCAGAAAACGACCCATTCATTTCTCGCGATGCTGCTGATCGTTCCGATGTGGATGAATTTTCTGCTTCGGACGTATGCCTGGCAGTCGATTCTCGAGAAAACCGGCATCATCAACACGGCGCTCACCGCCCTTGGTCTTCGCCCGCTGCGGATGATCAACACCCCGGGAGCCATCGTACTCGGCATGGTCTACAACTTTCTTCCGTTCATGATCCTGCCGATCTACAACTCGCTGGAGAAGATCGACGGCAACGTGATCAACGCCGCGCGAGACCTTGGCGCAAGCCAGCGCCAAACACTGAACCGGATCATCATCCCACTCTCGATGCCGGGCGTGATCTCCGGCATCACGATGGTCTTCATTCCGGCTCTCACGACCTTCGTCGTCTCCTCCCTGCTCGGGGGAGGCAAGATCCTTCTGATCGGCAACGTCATCGAGGAGGAGTTTATGGTCGCCTATGACTGGAATCTCGGCGCGGGACTGTCTCTCGTGCTGCTCGTCTTCATCATCATAAGCGTCGTGATCTCCGCGGTCACGGAAAAAGATGAGGAGGTGTCGCGATGA
- a CDS encoding ABC transporter permease, with the protein MKTNRIRHRGLKRLYIALIFIFMYAPIVLLIIQSFNVSKSRGRWGGFTLRWYRSLFTDADIGQAFLTTIALAVLSSVIAVILGTMACIAISKMRKRGRTVMMGVTNIPMLNADIVTGISFMLLFLTLKVPFGFVTILLAHITFNIPYVIVSVMPRYRELNPHIYEAALDLGASPATAFRKTVLPELMPSILSGGLMAFTMSLDDFIITHFTAGAGIHTLSTKIYSEVKLGIKPEMYALSAMIFVTVFVLLLLVNRAQDSAEKARIEDR; encoded by the coding sequence ATGAAAACGAACCGGATCCGTCACCGCGGTTTAAAGCGCCTTTATATCGCGCTGATCTTTATTTTCATGTACGCCCCCATCGTGCTGCTGATCATTCAGTCGTTCAACGTCAGCAAAAGCAGGGGGCGCTGGGGCGGCTTCACCCTGAGATGGTACCGCTCATTATTTACGGACGCGGATATCGGCCAGGCCTTCCTCACGACGATCGCCCTCGCCGTCCTTTCCTCGGTCATCGCTGTCATTCTCGGGACCATGGCCTGCATCGCGATCTCGAAGATGAGGAAGCGGGGCCGCACCGTGATGATGGGCGTCACGAACATCCCGATGCTGAACGCGGATATCGTCACCGGCATTTCCTTCATGCTGCTTTTCCTCACGCTGAAGGTTCCTTTCGGCTTCGTGACGATTCTCCTCGCCCATATCACGTTCAATATTCCGTATGTGATCGTGAGCGTGATGCCGCGCTACAGGGAGCTGAATCCGCATATCTACGAGGCCGCGCTCGATCTGGGCGCCAGTCCCGCCACAGCATTTCGGAAAACGGTTCTGCCGGAGCTGATGCCTTCCATCCTGTCGGGCGGACTGATGGCCTTCACGATGTCGCTGGACGATTTCATCATCACGCACTTCACGGCGGGGGCCGGGATCCATACCCTCTCCACCAAGATCTACTCTGAAGTCAAGCTCGGGATCAAGCCCGAGATGTACGCACTCTCCGCGATGATCTTCGTCACCGTGTTCGTGCTGCTTCTTCTGGTAAACCGCGCTCAGGACAGCGCCGAAAAGGCGAGAATCGAGGACAGATGA